The following coding sequences lie in one Hydrogenophaga sp. PBL-H3 genomic window:
- the drmD gene encoding DISARM system SNF2-like helicase DrmD, with protein sequence MHRLPEVGQLAVVRKRPFVVTEIVPSAPGLGSIGSEPNHLIKLSSVEDDGLGEELQIIWELEPGTSVYEKSNLPDPDSFDHPKRLQAFLDAVRWGAVSQADDKALQSPFRSGIEIDEYQLDPVVRALSMPRVNLLIADDVGLGKTVEAGLVIQEMILRHRVRSVLIACPSSLQMQWKEEMRDKFGLEFRIVDSESVSQLRRKRGIHVNPWNHFPRLITSVDYLKRERQLRSFRETLPSGDQPTFPRAYDLMIVDEAHNVAPSGRGKYATDSMRTLAIRSLVPHFEHKLFLSATPHNGYRESFAALLELLDNQRFARAVTPNRAQLDAVMVRRMKSELKLRWDGSRRFAERMVKHLEVPYTDEEREAHRALREYSELRLKQATSDGERMAAEFVLKLLKKRLFSSPAAFGLTLEKHIGTVGRSKASKATTRDIEDYSDDFADDEAYEAETSELVSAVSQGLSPTSAAEKALLRRLSEFAAKASQRPDCKAQALIDWLKATLRPGGKWNDERVIIFTEYRATQKWLFDLLAREEFAQDGRLEMIYGGMPNEHREPIKAAFQTHPKDSAVRILLATDAASEGVNLQNYCSKLIHFEIPWNPNRMEQRNGRVDRHGQKANEVHIHHFVGRGFDRASTTGKVGELEGDLEFLMRAALKVETIREDLGKVGPVIALQVEEAMLGKRSRLDTNRAEQDAEPVRRMLKFDRKLREQLERLASQLNDTKHELNLTPEHIENVVRVGLDLAGQPGLIPVEVDGIWPDPAGIRKTCPVFRLPALTNSWAQCADGLAHPHSKMLRPIVFDAALATGRDGVVLAHLNHRLVQMCLRLLRAEIWSLGSQSKHLSRVSACVVDDSALSHPVVIAHGRIVVLGGDNHRLHEEVITAGGALVEGRFNRLNVSETKAALAAITDIPAPASIEARFQDLWPKQRDALLSALEARRVERTKNLEKNLDELAEKEVNKIAAVMTELKRSIQLELTDKDNPQLLLDLGGDEPGRHQRERDLDALRRRFNEIPDEIARESEHIRSRFANPSARLFPVAVTWLIPRRAVHAVTGGKA encoded by the coding sequence ATGCACCGACTGCCAGAGGTCGGACAGCTTGCAGTGGTGCGCAAGCGTCCATTTGTCGTAACTGAGATTGTTCCGTCGGCGCCGGGCCTGGGCAGCATCGGTTCTGAGCCCAACCATCTAATCAAACTCTCCTCTGTCGAAGATGATGGCCTCGGCGAGGAGCTTCAGATCATCTGGGAACTGGAGCCGGGCACCTCGGTGTACGAAAAATCCAATCTGCCCGATCCGGACTCGTTCGACCACCCCAAACGCTTGCAAGCATTTCTCGACGCCGTCCGTTGGGGGGCCGTCTCCCAGGCCGACGACAAGGCTCTCCAGTCGCCTTTCCGCAGCGGCATCGAGATTGATGAGTACCAGCTTGATCCGGTGGTGCGGGCGCTGTCCATGCCGCGGGTCAATTTGCTCATCGCTGATGACGTGGGACTTGGTAAGACCGTTGAAGCCGGTCTGGTCATCCAGGAAATGATTCTTCGGCACCGGGTTCGCTCGGTGCTGATCGCCTGTCCATCGTCGCTTCAGATGCAATGGAAGGAGGAGATGCGCGACAAGTTCGGCTTGGAGTTCCGCATCGTCGACAGCGAGTCGGTCAGCCAGTTGCGCCGCAAGCGAGGCATCCACGTCAACCCGTGGAACCACTTCCCCCGCTTGATCACCTCGGTCGATTACCTCAAGCGTGAGCGGCAGTTGCGCAGCTTCCGGGAAACGCTGCCCTCGGGTGATCAGCCTACATTCCCGCGGGCCTATGACCTGATGATCGTCGACGAGGCTCACAACGTGGCGCCTTCGGGCCGCGGCAAGTACGCGACAGACTCGATGCGCACCCTAGCCATCCGATCTTTGGTGCCGCACTTCGAGCACAAGCTGTTTCTATCCGCCACACCGCACAACGGTTACCGGGAAAGCTTCGCCGCGCTGCTGGAGTTGCTGGACAACCAACGCTTCGCTCGCGCCGTCACGCCCAACCGCGCGCAGCTGGACGCCGTCATGGTGCGACGCATGAAGTCCGAGCTCAAGCTGCGCTGGGACGGCAGCCGGCGCTTTGCCGAGCGCATGGTTAAGCACCTGGAGGTGCCCTACACAGACGAGGAACGCGAGGCCCACCGCGCCCTGCGTGAATATTCCGAGCTTCGCCTTAAGCAAGCGACCTCTGACGGCGAGCGCATGGCTGCCGAGTTCGTGCTAAAGCTGCTGAAGAAGCGCCTGTTCTCGTCGCCGGCAGCCTTCGGTCTCACCCTCGAAAAACACATCGGCACGGTCGGCAGGAGCAAAGCCTCCAAGGCGACCACTCGCGACATCGAGGACTACTCCGATGATTTCGCTGATGACGAAGCGTATGAGGCCGAGACCAGCGAACTGGTCAGCGCGGTCAGCCAGGGGCTTTCGCCGACCTCAGCTGCAGAGAAAGCCTTGCTGCGTCGTCTCAGCGAGTTTGCCGCCAAAGCTAGCCAGCGCCCCGATTGCAAGGCGCAGGCCTTGATCGACTGGCTTAAGGCCACCTTGCGGCCGGGCGGCAAATGGAACGACGAGCGCGTCATCATCTTCACCGAGTACCGCGCCACCCAGAAATGGCTGTTCGACCTGCTCGCTCGCGAAGAATTTGCCCAGGACGGCCGCCTAGAGATGATCTACGGCGGTATGCCGAATGAGCATCGTGAGCCGATCAAGGCGGCATTCCAGACCCATCCGAAGGACTCGGCGGTGCGCATTCTGCTCGCCACCGACGCTGCCTCCGAAGGTGTCAACCTGCAGAACTACTGCTCCAAGCTGATCCACTTCGAGATCCCCTGGAACCCCAACCGCATGGAGCAGCGAAACGGCCGCGTCGACCGCCACGGCCAGAAGGCCAACGAGGTGCACATCCACCACTTCGTGGGACGCGGGTTTGACAGGGCCAGCACCACCGGCAAGGTAGGCGAATTGGAAGGAGACCTTGAGTTCCTGATGCGCGCCGCACTCAAGGTCGAGACCATCCGCGAAGACCTAGGCAAGGTCGGCCCCGTCATTGCCCTGCAGGTGGAAGAGGCCATGCTGGGCAAACGCAGCCGCCTGGACACCAACCGAGCCGAGCAAGACGCCGAGCCGGTGCGCCGCATGCTCAAGTTCGATCGCAAGCTGCGTGAACAATTGGAACGGCTCGCTTCCCAGCTGAATGACACCAAACACGAGTTGAACCTCACGCCCGAACACATCGAGAACGTTGTGCGCGTCGGCCTGGATCTCGCAGGCCAGCCAGGGTTGATTCCGGTGGAAGTGGATGGCATCTGGCCTGACCCCGCCGGCATACGCAAGACCTGCCCGGTGTTCCGCCTACCGGCGCTCACCAACAGCTGGGCGCAGTGCGCGGATGGCCTGGCCCACCCGCACAGTAAGATGCTGCGCCCCATCGTCTTTGATGCCGCCCTAGCCACGGGTCGTGATGGCGTGGTGCTCGCCCACCTAAATCACCGTCTGGTGCAGATGTGCCTGCGGCTTTTGCGCGCAGAGATCTGGTCGCTGGGCAGCCAGTCCAAGCACCTGTCGCGCGTGTCGGCCTGCGTGGTGGACGATTCGGCACTCAGCCACCCGGTGGTCATCGCGCATGGACGCATCGTGGTGTTGGGGGGTGACAACCACCGGCTTCACGAAGAGGTCATTACCGCGGGCGGCGCCCTGGTCGAAGGGCGCTTCAACCGGCTGAATGTCAGCGAAACCAAGGCGGCATTGGCTGCCATTACCGACATACCTGCTCCTGCCAGCATTGAGGCAAGGTTCCAGGACCTGTGGCCCAAGCAGCGTGACGCATTGTTGAGTGCGCTGGAAGCGCGTCGCGTCGAGCGCACTAAGAACCTGGAAAAGAACCTCGACGAACTGGCCGAGAAAGAAGTGAACAAGATTGCTGCCGTCATGACCGAACTGAAACGCAGCATCCAGCTTGAGCTGACGGACAAAGACAACCCCCAACTCTTGCTCGACCTGGGTGGTGACGAACCCGGCCGCCACCAGCGCGAACGCGACCTGGATGCGCTGCGCCGGCGCTTCAACGAGATCCCTGACGAGATCGCGCGTGAGTCCGAGCACATCCGATCCCGCTTTGCGAACCCCAGCGCCCGCCTGTTCCCGGTGGCCGTGACCTGGCTGATCCCACGGCGCGCCGTGCATGCGGTGACCGGGGGCAAGGCATGA
- a CDS encoding Eco57I restriction-modification methylase domain-containing protein codes for MSPPSVSRQHADWLSLVEVSGPFVSLPVLMRAFPQGLDARDPVQAKALREAFEDWQDNPAAAGKQRAWLLHVLAALLGYPSHQVVEGQALPAGLEARMPEMGETLRPDLALVGPAGTDSAGQTQLLIATYPAEQALDKPVTGRHWKATPGTRMMELLHGAGVSLGLVTNGEQWMLVYAPRGEVTGYASWYTSLWLDEPITLRAFHSLLGVRRFFGVAADGTLQALLRESASDQQEVTDQLGYQVREAVEVLVQSFDALDKESNRTLLKGVSPAAQYDAALTVMMRLVFLFSAEERGLLHLGKPLYDDNYAVSTLQEQLQEVADQHGEEVLERRSDAWARLLASFRAVHAGTRHQDLLMQAYGGSLFDPDRYAFLEGRAAGSNWRNTAADPLAVNNRVVLHLLNSLQRLRIRGGAGGTTETRRVSFRALGVEQIGHVYEGLLDHTAVRATEPVLGLKGTRRKEPEIALAKLELLLAQGQDKLIDFLKEETGRSAPAIRRTLNEGGMLDAHRLLLACNQDESLQTRLRPFAGLIRSDSFEQPLVVLTGSVFVTAGSTRRSTGAHYTPPSLTEPIVQHTLEPLVYLGPAEGLPRDAWKLKSPKEILSLKVCDMAMGSGAFLVQVCRYLAERLTEAWENEESRHPGEVLITPDGVFSAGNPSERLVPADSNERIAIARRVVADRCLYGVDINPMAVEMAKLSLWLITVDSNRPFTFLDHALKCGDSLLGITSLEQLENFSMRPGGGRQHAFGTLNLQRHIEEAQKKREELESMPSDTPEQISVKASLYAEAGEAVAKLNSVADVLIAVEMKELKGRAYDTEREASVDHMMIRWVRGVSDLKDFAKELIHYQVFHWALEFPEVLRNGGFDAFVGNPPFMGGKKITAATGTDYRNYCVTHLAKGVKGNADLCAYFFLRASSLCKKSGLLGLVATNTIGQGETREVALDQLVVDSSIIRAVSSTPWPGAANLEVAYVWAFKGLWSGDIYLDGIVVPEVGSDLMEVSKIRGKPYVLSSNSMLGFQGTIVLGLGFVLQPEEGRLLIQRAPRSRDILFPYINGEDLLDRFDQTASRWVINFGDRSLDEAAKYAECMSIVVANVKPERDILKDKGYREKWWQFGRRAVDLYQSISGLHRVIAMCKVAKHCCMVFVDPSQVFSNRLTVFAMHSGGHLALLQSTLHEVWARKYSATLETRLSYTPTDCFETFPFPELSQQLNRIGDEYSEARQSIMINRGEGLTQTYNRFHDPDERSSDIAELRRLHTDMDQAISAAYGWVGLDLGHAFQKSKQGIRFTISETAHHEVLDRLLALNHQRHAEEEAKNAVLPAARSAKGGRKQDDNRGQIEMNL; via the coding sequence ATGAGCCCGCCCAGCGTTTCCCGCCAGCACGCCGACTGGCTCTCGCTCGTCGAGGTTTCCGGCCCGTTCGTTTCGCTGCCCGTGTTGATGCGCGCCTTCCCGCAGGGCTTGGACGCGCGTGATCCGGTTCAGGCCAAGGCGTTGCGCGAAGCCTTCGAGGACTGGCAGGACAACCCGGCAGCCGCTGGTAAACAGCGCGCTTGGTTGTTGCACGTCCTAGCTGCGCTGTTGGGCTACCCCAGCCACCAGGTCGTCGAAGGTCAGGCACTGCCCGCAGGGCTGGAAGCGCGCATGCCCGAGATGGGCGAGACCCTGCGGCCCGACCTGGCACTCGTTGGCCCCGCCGGCACCGACAGCGCGGGTCAGACGCAGCTTTTGATCGCCACATATCCAGCCGAACAGGCGCTCGACAAGCCCGTCACCGGTCGGCACTGGAAGGCCACGCCCGGCACCCGCATGATGGAGCTGCTGCACGGCGCAGGCGTGTCGCTGGGCCTGGTCACCAATGGCGAACAGTGGATGCTGGTCTACGCTCCCCGCGGGGAAGTCACCGGCTACGCGTCCTGGTATACGTCGTTGTGGCTGGACGAGCCGATCACGCTGCGCGCCTTCCACTCGTTGTTGGGCGTCCGCCGCTTTTTCGGCGTTGCTGCAGACGGAACGCTGCAGGCATTGCTGAGGGAAAGCGCCAGCGACCAGCAGGAGGTCACCGACCAGCTCGGCTACCAGGTGCGTGAAGCCGTTGAAGTGTTAGTGCAGTCCTTCGACGCGCTGGACAAGGAAAGCAATCGCACGCTGTTGAAGGGTGTCAGCCCCGCGGCCCAGTACGACGCCGCACTCACCGTGATGATGCGGCTGGTGTTCCTGTTTTCGGCAGAAGAGCGGGGCCTCCTGCACTTGGGGAAGCCTCTCTACGACGACAACTATGCCGTATCCACTCTGCAGGAGCAGCTACAGGAGGTCGCCGACCAACATGGCGAAGAGGTGCTGGAGCGCCGTTCTGACGCCTGGGCGCGTCTGCTGGCCAGCTTTCGGGCCGTGCACGCCGGCACCCGGCATCAGGACTTGCTGATGCAAGCCTACGGCGGTTCACTGTTCGACCCCGATCGCTATGCCTTCCTCGAAGGCCGCGCCGCGGGCAGCAATTGGCGCAACACGGCGGCCGATCCGCTGGCGGTCAACAACCGGGTAGTGCTCCACCTGCTCAACTCCTTGCAGCGCCTGCGCATCAGGGGCGGGGCCGGCGGCACTACCGAAACACGGCGTGTCTCGTTCCGCGCCCTCGGCGTCGAGCAGATTGGCCATGTCTACGAGGGCCTGCTCGACCACACCGCGGTGCGCGCCACCGAGCCCGTACTGGGCCTTAAGGGCACGCGCAGAAAAGAGCCTGAGATTGCGCTGGCCAAGCTGGAGTTGTTGTTGGCGCAGGGGCAGGACAAGCTGATCGACTTCCTCAAGGAAGAGACCGGTCGTTCAGCTCCTGCCATCCGGCGAACGCTGAACGAAGGTGGCATGCTGGACGCGCACCGGCTGCTCCTGGCCTGCAACCAGGATGAAAGCCTGCAGACCCGACTTCGCCCCTTCGCGGGGCTGATCCGAAGTGATTCGTTCGAGCAGCCTCTGGTCGTGCTCACCGGGAGCGTATTCGTCACAGCCGGCTCCACCCGGCGCAGCACCGGCGCGCACTACACGCCACCGTCGCTGACCGAGCCCATCGTGCAGCACACGCTGGAACCCTTGGTCTACCTCGGCCCCGCTGAAGGTCTTCCGCGGGACGCATGGAAGCTTAAGTCTCCGAAGGAAATCCTATCGCTCAAGGTGTGCGACATGGCCATGGGCTCCGGCGCCTTCCTTGTTCAAGTCTGCCGATATTTGGCCGAACGCTTGACCGAAGCCTGGGAGAACGAGGAAAGCCGCCACCCAGGTGAAGTGCTGATCACGCCCGATGGCGTGTTTTCCGCGGGAAACCCGAGTGAGCGCCTGGTGCCCGCGGACAGTAATGAGCGCATCGCGATTGCGCGCCGCGTGGTGGCTGACCGCTGTCTTTACGGGGTTGACATCAACCCTATGGCGGTAGAAATGGCGAAGTTGTCGCTGTGGCTTATAACGGTGGACTCCAACCGACCGTTCACGTTCCTCGACCACGCGCTCAAGTGTGGCGACTCGTTACTCGGCATTACCTCGTTGGAGCAACTAGAGAACTTCAGCATGCGACCAGGGGGTGGCAGGCAACATGCGTTTGGCACGCTCAATTTGCAGCGACATATTGAAGAGGCGCAAAAGAAGCGCGAGGAACTGGAGTCGATGCCATCTGACACCCCAGAACAAATTTCGGTGAAGGCATCGTTGTATGCCGAAGCTGGAGAAGCTGTGGCTAAACTCAATTCAGTAGCAGATGTGCTAATTGCGGTCGAAATGAAGGAGCTGAAGGGTCGAGCATACGACACAGAGCGTGAAGCGTCAGTCGATCATATGATGATTCGTTGGGTGAGGGGAGTTAGTGATCTGAAAGATTTTGCCAAGGAACTGATCCATTATCAAGTCTTTCATTGGGCATTAGAGTTTCCAGAAGTTTTACGCAATGGTGGATTCGACGCTTTTGTTGGTAATCCACCTTTTATGGGCGGAAAAAAGATTACTGCCGCAACCGGCACCGATTATAGGAATTACTGCGTCACTCATCTTGCTAAGGGTGTCAAAGGCAATGCAGATTTGTGTGCCTACTTTTTTCTTCGCGCATCAAGCCTCTGCAAAAAATCAGGTCTATTGGGTCTAGTAGCAACAAATACTATTGGCCAAGGGGAGACGCGCGAGGTAGCGTTAGATCAACTCGTCGTCGACAGTTCGATCATAAGGGCAGTATCAAGTACCCCCTGGCCAGGAGCTGCAAATCTTGAAGTCGCCTATGTATGGGCTTTTAAAGGCTTGTGGAGCGGTGACATTTATCTCGATGGAATTGTTGTTCCGGAAGTCGGTAGCGACTTAATGGAAGTTTCTAAAATTCGGGGTAAGCCTTATGTCCTGTCTTCCAATTCGATGCTTGGTTTTCAAGGGACAATTGTGTTGGGCTTGGGGTTTGTGTTGCAGCCCGAAGAAGGAAGACTTCTCATTCAGCGCGCGCCCAGAAGTAGGGATATTCTGTTTCCATATATTAACGGCGAAGACCTTTTGGATCGCTTTGATCAAACTGCCAGTCGATGGGTGATCAACTTTGGCGACAGGTCTTTAGACGAGGCAGCAAAATACGCGGAATGTATGAGTATCGTAGTCGCCAATGTTAAGCCCGAGCGCGATATTCTCAAGGATAAAGGGTATCGCGAAAAATGGTGGCAATTTGGACGCAGGGCTGTTGATTTGTATCAGTCAATATCGGGGTTGCATCGCGTAATAGCAATGTGTAAAGTCGCGAAGCACTGCTGCATGGTCTTTGTTGATCCTTCTCAAGTTTTTTCTAATCGACTAACAGTATTCGCGATGCACTCTGGAGGGCATCTAGCATTGTTGCAGAGTACGTTGCATGAAGTTTGGGCCAGAAAATATAGTGCCACTTTAGAAACCCGACTAAGCTACACACCTACTGATTGTTTTGAAACATTTCCATTTCCCGAGTTGAGTCAGCAATTGAACAGAATAGGTGATGAATATAGTGAGGCTCGACAATCAATAATGATTAATCGAGGTGAGGGATTAACGCAGACTTATAACCGATTTCATGATCCCGACGAGCGCTCGTCGGATATAGCAGAATTACGTCGCTTGCACACGGATATGGATCAAGCGATTTCCGCTGCATACGGATGGGTGGGCTTGGATCTCGGCCACGCTTTCCAAAAATCCAAGCAGGGTATCCGTTTCACAATTTCCGAGACCGCGCACCATGAAGTTCTCGATCGTCTGTTGGCCCTAAACCATCAGCGCCACGCCGAAGAGGAAGCCAAGAATGCCGTACTACCTGCCGCGAGATCTGCGAAGGGAGGTCGCAAGCAGGATGACAACCGCGGCCAAATCGAGATGAACTTGTGA
- the drmA gene encoding DISARM system helicase DrmA: MVVRDLIGPAGGQDEELDQHEDHTYQRYLVGMLAPKGSEVSGGELDELATGDGDEGEEGAPESGVPAGGTYFPSSMGLSFVVASEINEIVVEADWGQYLRVKSARQVKKDGSPANVWKRSPIVAPAMVLPLTDTTMAPVQLHPDHPDVLLQGRIRSTSDGWVVTLFMVNQQEERKGRGEPRDEVWVFQPKLRVHASKLGQPVFVQRKSAKSDLSKMDALTREETETLEMLYRHQREFAVGHGISVHSTLTEPLAERATMVETEWVPKFDVPQQTPRSAADDENLTGLTMDMKALAELPTAGLIASLRHIETAYRIWIKAEEAKLTMQVEALAGHEDAARRAIKNCRRALERIKAGISLIETNPLAEEAFRFANRAMWKQRIHSTFSRKVRKKATTIEAGVDTEDSARNRSWRLFQVAFVLINLPSLTDLHHPDRSHETDAVADLLWFATGGGKTEAYLGLTAYTLALRRLQGVVEGRRGDHGVAVLMRYTLRLLTLQQFQRATALICACETIRRADTAKWGETPFRLGLWVGGKTTPNKLAGAANALRQKSMGGKPSGTGTPLQITTCPWCGSEIREQHLRVYEAPSDIGRCVTYCGDSLGRCEFTERNSPKEGLPVMVVDEEIYRRPPSLLIATVDKFAQMPWNGQTQMLFGKVNEVCDRHGFLSPEVDDGSFHPARNGLPSVKNRPHSPLRPPDLIIQDELHLISGPLGSMVGLYEAAVDELCSWEVDGKKVRPKVVASTATIRRAPDQVQKLFVRRLEVFPPQGTSIRDSFFALQRPTGAEYPGRRYLGVSAFGRRYPVAMIRSYVAHMGAAQALYEKYDSLADPWMTLAGYFNSIRELAGTRRLVEDDIRARLRDADQRGLAKRRVRALEEMTSRKSGTDIPKILERLEATFSQALEVQRAAERKANQPMTSAVPYDVVLATNMISVGVDIERLGLMLVAGQPKNTSEYIQATSRVGRSNDGPGLVCTVFNWARPRDLSHYERFEHYHETFYKHVEALSVTPFSARALDRGLSGVMVALMRLCDDHLNANLKAGEVADTDPLWAKVFDVLIKRAANATHDPAVAARIKDMLDRRRDEWLSRVHNQKDHKLAYKSEGGATVGLLVEAGDADWEPFTCLNSLRDVEGTVDLVLDQRATGLRAD; encoded by the coding sequence ATGGTGGTCCGCGACCTCATCGGCCCTGCAGGCGGCCAAGACGAGGAATTGGACCAACACGAAGACCATACCTACCAGCGGTACCTCGTGGGCATGCTCGCCCCGAAGGGTAGCGAGGTCTCGGGAGGCGAACTCGACGAGTTGGCAACGGGCGATGGCGATGAGGGTGAAGAAGGCGCGCCAGAGTCGGGGGTGCCAGCGGGCGGCACCTACTTCCCGTCATCAATGGGTCTGAGTTTTGTCGTCGCCTCCGAGATAAATGAAATCGTCGTCGAGGCCGACTGGGGCCAATACCTCAGGGTCAAGAGCGCCAGGCAGGTCAAGAAGGATGGCAGCCCTGCGAACGTTTGGAAACGATCGCCGATCGTCGCGCCCGCCATGGTATTGCCACTGACGGATACCACGATGGCACCAGTGCAGTTGCATCCAGATCACCCGGATGTGCTGCTGCAGGGCCGCATCCGGTCGACCTCAGACGGCTGGGTGGTGACGCTGTTCATGGTCAACCAGCAGGAAGAGCGCAAAGGGCGGGGCGAGCCGCGCGATGAGGTCTGGGTGTTCCAGCCCAAGCTGCGCGTTCATGCCAGCAAACTAGGGCAGCCGGTCTTCGTTCAGCGCAAGAGCGCCAAATCGGACCTGTCCAAGATGGACGCCTTGACCCGCGAGGAGACCGAGACGCTCGAGATGCTCTACCGCCACCAGCGCGAGTTCGCGGTCGGACATGGCATCTCGGTCCACTCTACGCTGACCGAACCGCTGGCGGAACGCGCCACCATGGTCGAAACCGAATGGGTTCCCAAGTTCGATGTGCCGCAGCAGACGCCGCGATCGGCCGCCGACGATGAGAACCTAACCGGCCTGACGATGGACATGAAGGCGCTGGCGGAATTGCCCACCGCTGGCCTGATAGCTAGCCTTCGGCACATAGAAACGGCCTACCGTATTTGGATCAAGGCCGAAGAGGCCAAGCTGACGATGCAGGTGGAAGCGCTTGCCGGCCATGAGGATGCTGCCCGGCGCGCCATCAAGAACTGTAGACGGGCCTTGGAGCGCATCAAGGCCGGCATCAGCCTGATCGAGACTAATCCACTGGCCGAAGAGGCGTTTCGATTCGCCAACAGGGCGATGTGGAAGCAGCGGATCCACTCGACCTTCTCGCGCAAGGTGCGCAAGAAGGCGACGACTATTGAGGCTGGCGTAGACACAGAGGACTCGGCCAGGAATCGCAGCTGGCGTCTGTTCCAGGTGGCGTTTGTGTTGATCAACCTGCCCAGCCTGACCGACTTGCATCATCCGGACCGCAGTCATGAGACGGACGCGGTGGCCGACCTGCTGTGGTTCGCAACCGGCGGCGGTAAGACCGAAGCGTATTTGGGTCTGACGGCCTACACGCTGGCGCTTCGACGCCTGCAAGGAGTGGTGGAGGGGCGCCGCGGTGACCACGGCGTTGCGGTGCTGATGCGCTACACGCTGCGTCTGTTGACTCTGCAGCAGTTCCAGCGCGCAACGGCCCTGATCTGCGCTTGCGAAACCATCCGGCGAGCCGACACTGCCAAGTGGGGCGAGACGCCGTTCCGGCTGGGCCTGTGGGTGGGTGGCAAGACAACACCCAACAAGCTGGCCGGTGCCGCCAACGCACTGCGGCAGAAAAGCATGGGTGGCAAGCCGTCTGGCACTGGCACACCGCTGCAGATCACAACATGTCCATGGTGCGGGAGCGAGATCCGGGAGCAGCACCTTCGCGTGTATGAAGCGCCCTCAGACATCGGCCGCTGTGTCACCTATTGCGGCGACAGTCTCGGCCGATGCGAGTTCACCGAGCGGAATTCTCCCAAGGAGGGCTTGCCGGTGATGGTGGTGGACGAGGAGATCTACCGGCGCCCGCCGTCGCTGTTGATCGCCACGGTCGACAAGTTCGCGCAAATGCCATGGAACGGGCAGACGCAGATGCTCTTCGGCAAGGTCAACGAGGTCTGCGACCGTCACGGCTTTCTGTCGCCTGAGGTGGACGATGGGTCGTTCCATCCCGCGCGTAACGGACTGCCATCGGTCAAGAACCGGCCGCACAGTCCCTTGCGTCCGCCCGACTTGATCATCCAGGACGAGCTGCACCTTATCAGCGGCCCGTTGGGGTCCATGGTGGGGTTGTACGAGGCCGCGGTGGACGAGCTTTGCTCCTGGGAGGTGGACGGCAAGAAGGTTCGGCCAAAGGTGGTCGCTTCCACCGCGACGATCCGTCGCGCGCCCGACCAAGTGCAGAAACTCTTCGTTCGTAGGTTGGAGGTCTTCCCGCCCCAGGGCACCAGCATCCGCGACAGCTTCTTTGCTCTTCAGCGTCCGACCGGCGCCGAGTACCCAGGGCGTCGCTACCTCGGGGTGAGTGCCTTCGGGCGCCGGTACCCCGTGGCGATGATCCGCAGCTACGTGGCCCACATGGGCGCGGCGCAGGCGCTCTATGAAAAGTACGACAGCCTGGCCGACCCTTGGATGACGCTGGCGGGCTACTTCAACTCGATCCGCGAGCTGGCCGGTACCCGGCGCCTGGTGGAGGACGACATCCGTGCGCGATTGCGGGATGCCGATCAGCGTGGTCTGGCCAAGCGCAGGGTGCGTGCGTTGGAGGAGATGACATCGCGCAAGTCAGGAACCGATATTCCCAAGATCTTGGAGAGGCTGGAGGCGACGTTCTCTCAGGCGCTGGAGGTACAGCGGGCGGCTGAAAGGAAGGCCAACCAGCCGATGACATCGGCTGTGCCCTATGACGTGGTGCTGGCCACCAACATGATCTCTGTCGGCGTGGACATCGAGCGGTTGGGTCTGATGCTGGTGGCCGGACAACCGAAGAACACCTCGGAGTACATCCAGGCCACCAGCCGCGTGGGCCGATCGAACGACGGGCCGGGCTTGGTCTGCACCGTCTTCAACTGGGCCAGGCCGCGCGACCTGTCGCATTACGAGCGCTTCGAGCACTACCACGAGACGTTCTACAAGCATGTGGAGGCCTTGTCGGTCACACCCTTCTCGGCGCGTGCATTGGACCGCGGCCTGTCGGGCGTGATGGTGGCGCTGATGCGGCTCTGCGATGACCATCTGAACGCCAACCTGAAGGCTGGCGAGGTGGCCGATACCGACCCGTTGTGGGCCAAGGTGTTCGACGTGCTGATCAAACGCGCCGCCAATGCAACCCACGACCCTGCCGTGGCGGCGCGCATCAAGGACATGCTGGATCGCCGCCGCGACGAGTGGCTGAGCCGAGTGCACAACCAGAAGGACCACAAGCTGGCGTACAAATCCGAAGGCGGTGCCACAGTGGGCCTGTTGGTGGAGGCTGGCGACGCAGATTGGGAGCCGTTCACTTGCCTGAATTCGCTGAGGGATGTTGAAGGCACTGTTGATTTGGTGCTGGACCAGCGTGCTACAGGCTTGCGAGCCGACTGA